A window of the Mesotoga prima MesG1.Ag.4.2 genome harbors these coding sequences:
- the buk gene encoding butyrate kinase, whose product MSLILVINPGSTSTKVAVFRDTEEVFKKTIPLDDDMLDLPLFPDQYTIRKRQIVKELDLNGVRPSDLAAVAARGGRLKPLESGVYRVNKEMVDDARRGLQGMHPANTAVVIASEMAEEFGIQAFTVDPISVDELAEWARYTGINEIRRNSLSHALNMKAVARKAATKLGKNYEDAKLIVAHLGGGSSVSAHSNGRMVDLYNSDKEGPFSVERAGALPSHELAEFARERDDYLDYLTHRGGLFSHYGMRDVESIARRVMKEEIDSAPLEAYIYNIAKYSYSLLAVFDGFPDALALTGGVVKCDYVRERLLSKLKGFRVLLFPGEYEMESLAEGAHRVISGSEDALDY is encoded by the coding sequence ATGAGCCTGATTCTAGTAATAAATCCGGGATCCACATCAACAAAGGTTGCGGTCTTCAGGGATACTGAAGAAGTATTCAAAAAGACTATTCCACTTGATGACGACATGCTTGATCTTCCTCTCTTTCCCGATCAGTATACAATAAGGAAGCGACAGATTGTAAAGGAACTTGATTTAAACGGGGTGAGACCTTCCGATTTAGCCGCCGTCGCAGCACGGGGCGGTCGGCTGAAACCTCTCGAGTCAGGCGTATATAGGGTTAATAAAGAGATGGTTGATGATGCCAGGCGCGGACTCCAGGGAATGCACCCGGCAAACACAGCAGTAGTCATAGCATCAGAAATGGCCGAGGAGTTTGGAATCCAGGCGTTCACTGTCGACCCGATAAGTGTTGATGAACTGGCCGAGTGGGCGAGATACACGGGAATAAACGAAATAAGAAGAAATTCACTTTCGCACGCGCTGAACATGAAGGCTGTCGCGAGAAAAGCAGCGACAAAACTGGGCAAGAATTATGAAGATGCCAAGCTTATAGTTGCTCATCTTGGAGGCGGATCCTCGGTGAGCGCTCATTCGAATGGGAGGATGGTAGATCTCTATAATAGCGATAAAGAGGGACCCTTTTCTGTGGAAAGAGCCGGCGCATTGCCCTCCCATGAACTGGCGGAGTTTGCTCGAGAGCGGGACGACTATCTGGACTACCTAACTCACCGGGGAGGACTATTCTCTCACTATGGAATGCGCGACGTCGAAAGTATAGCAAGAAGGGTAATGAAAGAAGAAATCGACAGTGCCCCTCTCGAAGCATATATCTATAATATCGCCAAGTATTCTTACAGCCTTTTAGCAGTTTTTGATGGATTTCCAGATGCTCTTGCCTTGACAGGCGGCGTGGTGAAATGTGATTACGTAAGGGAGAGGCTTCTTTCCAAACTCAAGGGGTTCAGAGTTCTTCTCTTCCCTGGCGAATACGAGATGGAAAGCCTTGCCGAAGGAGCCCACAGAGTTATTAGCGGATCTGAAGATGCCCTGGATTACTGA
- a CDS encoding phosphate acyltransferase gives MVSSLSVFTRKVKDLDKKIRILCVQPHDKSTIEAIRSIAESNSKIEVTMYGSFEKISEITPAEFLKEVQIVEGEMEEENVSRAAASVNGKTPAVLMKGNINTAVFLRTLFRSENVKIAGRLISHVSCMEIPDHPKLLFITDGTVNVAPDLREKAEILRNAAGFARSIGLKCPKIAVIGINERISVTNRDLIEAAVLSKMAERGEFGECLVDGPMPLDTALKKEAALNKGIQSEVGGDADILVCSNLESAANLIKGLAHLGKSRTAGLLIGTGFPVVLTSRSDDEFAKMASLSIAIVSAAG, from the coding sequence ATGGTTAGTTCCCTTTCCGTTTTTACGCGTAAAGTAAAAGATCTAGACAAAAAAATAAGGATACTCTGCGTTCAACCACATGATAAATCAACCATTGAAGCAATAAGGTCGATCGCCGAATCGAACAGCAAGATCGAAGTGACTATGTACGGTAGTTTCGAAAAGATAAGTGAGATTACACCAGCAGAATTCTTGAAGGAGGTTCAAATAGTTGAAGGTGAGATGGAAGAGGAAAACGTCTCACGAGCGGCAGCCTCGGTAAATGGGAAAACGCCAGCCGTCTTGATGAAGGGAAACATCAATACGGCGGTGTTTCTAAGAACTTTATTCAGGAGCGAAAATGTAAAGATTGCCGGTAGGTTGATAAGCCATGTATCCTGTATGGAGATTCCGGACCACCCAAAACTACTCTTCATAACGGATGGAACGGTAAACGTAGCTCCTGATCTGAGAGAAAAAGCTGAGATACTTCGAAACGCGGCAGGTTTTGCGAGATCGATAGGCCTGAAGTGTCCTAAGATTGCAGTGATTGGTATCAACGAGAGAATATCGGTAACTAATAGAGATCTCATTGAAGCGGCCGTACTTTCGAAAATGGCCGAGAGGGGCGAGTTTGGAGAATGTCTTGTGGACGGACCAATGCCTCTCGATACGGCTCTGAAAAAGGAGGCGGCCCTAAATAAGGGGATCCAGTCGGAAGTGGGAGGGGATGCCGATATTCTAGTCTGTTCAAATCTCGAATCGGCGGCAAATCTTATAAAGGGACTTGCCCATCTGGGCAAGTCGAGAACTGCTGGTCTACTTATTGGAACGGGATTTCCAGTCGTTCTCACTTCGAGAAGCGACGACGAAT
- a CDS encoding LeuA family protein, translating into MKPKDLEYMKLNGTPYFDDSRWVCPLNYENKIRGKDAKDSIYIHDVTLRDGEQTCGLTWNEDQRVRIGVALNELGVKSIEVGMPIVSDENKRAIRRLVDMKLDSEIVPFARSLKKDIDESLDCGATRVVIEHAVNPYDNELVYGVSPEKLVDRVVSAILYAKEQGMKPTFMGWDATRSSFDYVLKIFTEVAKQAKPESMVFVDSFGVASPFAIEFIFTELRKAIPNIPFEFHVHNEFGLAMGSVFAAVRAGVSGIHSSINGLGERTGNVATEEVAAGLKLLMGIDTGIDLSKIGYTSRLVEDISKIQVANNKPVVGKRLFWVESGIVVDAIDKLNKAGINAAMTPYLPSLVGMGEIQVKLGAFSGQASIKYWLKRLGIEANEDQIEELTEIVRKEGRIRNTVLEIDEFKRIVGDFMK; encoded by the coding sequence ATGAAACCAAAAGACCTTGAGTACATGAAATTGAACGGAACGCCATACTTCGACGATTCCCGTTGGGTCTGCCCTCTAAACTACGAAAACAAAATAAGGGGAAAAGACGCAAAAGACAGTATCTACATACACGATGTCACTCTCAGAGACGGTGAACAGACCTGTGGCCTTACATGGAACGAGGATCAGAGGGTAAGAATAGGGGTTGCACTTAACGAACTAGGTGTCAAATCCATAGAGGTGGGAATGCCGATTGTATCGGATGAGAACAAGAGAGCAATAAGAAGGCTAGTCGATATGAAGCTCGACTCAGAGATCGTTCCCTTTGCAAGGTCTTTGAAAAAAGACATAGACGAGTCTCTTGATTGTGGCGCTACCCGGGTGGTTATTGAGCACGCAGTTAATCCTTATGACAATGAACTCGTGTATGGAGTCTCCCCCGAAAAGCTCGTGGACAGAGTAGTTTCGGCAATACTTTACGCAAAGGAACAGGGCATGAAGCCTACTTTCATGGGATGGGATGCAACAAGATCTTCATTCGACTACGTTCTTAAGATATTCACAGAAGTGGCTAAGCAGGCGAAGCCGGAAAGTATGGTCTTCGTAGACAGTTTTGGTGTCGCCTCGCCATTTGCAATCGAATTCATCTTCACTGAACTTAGAAAGGCTATTCCCAACATTCCCTTTGAATTCCACGTACACAACGAATTTGGCCTTGCAATGGGATCTGTTTTCGCCGCAGTGAGGGCAGGCGTATCGGGCATTCATAGCTCAATAAACGGCCTTGGCGAAAGAACCGGAAACGTGGCCACCGAGGAAGTGGCTGCCGGTCTTAAGCTGCTAATGGGCATAGATACCGGTATTGATCTCTCGAAAATCGGCTACACTTCAAGACTGGTTGAGGACATCTCGAAAATTCAGGTCGCAAACAACAAACCCGTCGTAGGCAAGCGCCTTTTCTGGGTTGAATCAGGCATTGTAGTCGATGCAATAGACAAGTTGAATAAAGCAGGAATAAACGCAGCAATGACTCCGTACCTCCCTTCGCTGGTCGGTATGGGAGAAATACAGGTCAAACTTGGTGCCTTCAGCGGCCAGGCAAGCATAAAATACTGGCTGAAGAGACTCGGAATAGAGGCTAATGAAGATCAAATTGAAGAGCTGACGGAAATCGTTCGAAAAGAAGGCCGCATTAGAAACACAGTTCTTGAGATCGATGAATTCAAGAGGATAGTGGGAGACTTCATGAAATGA